A single region of the Corticium candelabrum chromosome 15, ooCorCand1.1, whole genome shotgun sequence genome encodes:
- the LOC134191005 gene encoding large ribosomal subunit protein uL16-like → MICRARVLQFPTFSLQQQILWRVMGLSSIGASIEAPRLLTRYEKPPGMKLQGSHALVAREPGVIKAAQIKSARLVIARTITRRGKLWIRIFPDLPVTGKAVGVRMGKGKGTVKYWVSYVRAGQLLFEVDDTQETLAEQALSKAMYKFGIKTKVVKKGDPWLPSANVSARLPGGRVKPKPMFWSKKQIRKGKLDTRA, encoded by the coding sequence ATTTTATGGAGAGTGATGGGGTTGTCATCCATTGGCGCTTCCATAGAAGCCCCTCGATTACTGACAAGATATGAAAAACCTCCTGGTATGAAGCTACAAGGATCACATGCTTTGGTTGCAAGAGAGCCAGGAGTGATCAAGGCTGCACAGATCAAGTCAGCTCGTTTAGTCATTGCTCGCACTATCACTAGACGCGGAAAACTTTGGATTAGAATCTTTCCCGACTTACCTGTCACTGGAAAAGCTGTAGGAGTTCGTATGGGCAAAGGAAAAGGGACAGTGAAATACTGGGTCAGTTATGTAAGAGCCGGACAACTTCTGTTTGAAGTTGATGATACTCAAGAAACTCTGGCTGAGCAAGCTTTATCTAAAGCAATGTACAAGTTTGGTATCAAGACAAAGGTCGTAAAGAAGGGTGATCCTTGGCTGCCTTCTGCGAATGTCTCGGCCAGACTTCCTGGTGGACGAGTAAAGCCTAAACCCATGTTTTGGTCTAAGAAGCAGATCAGAAAAGGAAAACTCGATACTCGAGCATAA